A region of the Mus caroli chromosome 7, CAROLI_EIJ_v1.1, whole genome shotgun sequence genome:
ACATTAAAACATCAAGAATTCAGCATGGGTTCTGGTACACAGAAGGGGAAATACCCAGCCTTTGACACCTACTTACTGTTGCAGGTTTCAAACCCATTCCCTCTCTTTGAGCCTCTAGACTATTTCAGCTGTCATGGCAGTTAGCATATTTGACCTGGATGTATTCATGTGTGCCCTGTAAGCTCCAAGAAGACCAGGCTAGGCCTAATCCAGGGTAGGTGAAGAGCTGGTGATCAATTGGCCACCTAGTTCTCCTGTGAGTCCTGGGCCTCTGTGCCCAAGTTCTTCTGAAAACTACACTGTTTTTTGCTctaacagagaagaaaggaagcacGCATCCATCCACTTGTGAGTACATCCATGCACTTGATTAATGTATGTCTTCAAGCATGCATAATCATGCTGGAGTTTGAGATAGGTGTACTGCACCAGAAGAGTCCAGTGCATGAGAATGGAAAGAGATGAAGTGGTTCTGGAGATGTGCTTCAAACAGCCTCCACAGGGAACTTGTTGTAGATGAGGGggatatgtaaatgaggaagaagatgaaggttTGTATGCattgagagagaggggagaaaagatcCAGGTTCCCAGAATTTTTTTCCTCCACAGCTGACCTGCTCTGTTCCTGGGAGGAGGACTGAAATTTAGTCCTACGTGGCTGGTCCCTCATGTTCATCTTCCTGGAAACTTTCTTGGTGTTCAGTGTAATGGATGTGCGATCACCTATATGCACCGTGCATACActggattcttctgcctctgtattgACTGCAGGGGTCATAAATGTGCCAATGTGGGACAAATCACTGGCCAGTGAATATACAGACTGGGGGTTCCTTCCATTGTGTTCTAGAGGTGACTGTGGGGGTGGGATACTGCCACTCTCCCAGGAGTCTTTTTGGGGGGTCTAGGTTTGGGCTCACAGTGGGGACATCATTTTTGGTTGGACACTTTATGAGTGGCAATAAAGTCATTTTAGAATTTCTAGGTAATGATTTTGTTAAGATGAGCATAGGTGATGTTTCTTcctttatatctatttttttgggggggggagaggattGGGTTGCTGAGGTCAGAACACAGTGCCTTACACAAACACTCCACAGAGTCTCTGCTACTGAGCCACAAACCCAGAAGAAACTCATTGGGGGACTCTATGCAGGTGCTGCACCTCTGAACCATGTCCTGCCCCTTATTGTGAGATGGACTCTAGAAAGCTATATTCCCTTCCTCTGATTTGTTTGTGACaggtctatgtagcccaggctggcctcgaactcaatgTTTATCTGTGGACAACCATGATTTTCTGAtcctcctcccaagtgcagggatcacaggcatgtgctgcagACTCAGCTCAGCACAGTGCTGAGGATGAAATGCAGGATGCTCACAGCTAGACAAATATTCTGCCAACTAAGACACAGCACCAGGACCCCTTGACTGCCTTTACCTTCTATTTGGAGATAGATAAGATCTATGTGTCTCTAAACTGCTCATCCAGGATTTGAAAAGTCACTCCTCCCCAGCTGCTGGAGTACCGAGGTTGACCTCCTCATGCtgtgagaggaaagagagagagatctagggagagagaggggggacggagagggggagagagggagagagagggagagagggagagagggagagagggagagagggagagagggagagagggagagagggagagagttagagagggagagagggagagagttagagagggagagaggttggaaTGACTAAGTCCTGTAGTTCTCTTTCTAAATTTCTTCCCCAGTTTACATTCACATGAGCAAGGGCTTCATATTTCTGGCCCTGGCACTATGCATCTTCCTCCTGCATACCATGTTCCTCTCCTTTCAACCAGTCTGCTGCTGACTGAACAAGATAGACTTCATCTTCAGTTTCCTTATCATTGCCATTGGTAAGTGTTGTCAAGGACCATGGTTACTTGGGATCCTCCACTCAACCACAGAGCTTCCTCCTACCCAGAGTTGTGGCTAGATTTCCAGTTCTATCTAGCCTTCTGTCCTGCATGGCCCTTCTCCAGAAGTTCTCTGATACTTCTAGCTGTGACTATGTCCCTCTAAACAGACAGTGGTTTCTggtctgagcagcagcagcagcagcagcagcagcagcagcagcagcagcagcagcagcagcagcagcagcagcagcagcagcataatGGCCCTATTTCCAAGATGTGTGATTCTCTGCCCAAAGGACATTGTTCTAAGTCACTCTTCATCCTTTGCTCCACCCCTACCAAAGAAATCCCCTCCAGTGACACCTGGTGGAGACACTGCAGTCTAGCCTTTGAGGCAATCCCTGCCCTTCTGGGGACAGACACTTCTCCAGTGAGTCAAGGTTTTATTAACATAACACTCTAGCCCAACTAAAGAAACCCAGGTAGGCAGTCTGAATTTGCAGTGTCTATCTGTTCATCATCTCTTCTGTTTCCAGTATAGGATCAGGCCTAGATGTAGTCTATCATTCTGATCTCTGTAGCCTTTTCTTCTGTGATATGAACAttttccttgccagaggagactCAAGTGGCATCCTTGAGTTGGTCTGAGCTTCTTGTTTACGTTTGTTTCAACTGCATCCCCTTAGTCAAGAGAACATATACATGTGTCCCTTGCTAATCTACTTTGCAAATCCTGACCTCAGCTGAGGGAACCTAGGTTGTGTACAGCACTCCAGTAGGACAGAGAATGTCAGACTTTTTACTCATTTGCttcatggtgggtttttttttttttttttttgaaaacatggGACAATGTGGtatttgggcattttttttttgtcatagtaTCTTTTATTCAGGAGGTGAACTTAATAAGTTTTGTGTAGATGCCTAGGAACACATGGTTCAGGGTCATTTAATGTAGTACCTTGGAGAACACCATCACAGATCAGTGGGCCTCCTGAGTCACCCTGAAAGAAAGATAAGGACAAAAGTAAGGTAGGGCCTGGAAGTTGAATTCTAGTAGACAACCTAGAACTGACTCCCAGGGGAGGAATCCAGAGATTCTAAGAGGCAGTTCTGTTCAATAGGTGAGGGAATCCAGCTCTTGGGAGCCCAGATCTTATGAGGACTTTGTGTTGTGGTGAGAGGCTCACAGGACCATCCCCTATGACAAGTCTAAGAGGAGAAATCATATCAGCTACAGGATACTCCTCTCCCAGGGCACATCCCTCCCATAGGGAAGGATGAAAAGAGCCTGCCTCATCAGGGTGTTGAAGTGGGAACCAAGAACCTCACTTCTCTCTTTCAGTGCTTCACCTCACTGTAGGGAGGGTCTGTTTCACCTTGGAAGTGTCTTTGCCTCCACCCAACTCTCCTGCCCACAACATGGCATCTGTCACCTTCTGATTGTGGTTTTTGACACAGTCCTCAATAGGCAGGAGCTTGTTGGACACACTGTACAGATCATCTGGTTTTTGTACTGTGGATCAGGGGAAATTGGGTGGTGAGAAGTGCCCAGTCCAGTTttctctgcccttcccccacacccagcTGTGTTGCTTGTAACACCCTCATATTTTGTGGGTGTAATGCTGCCCAAGCCTGAGGCTAGGCATGTGCTACAGAGCTTGGGTTCCTCAGTGGGCAGATTGATGGGCTTCACAGCATCTGTGATGGCAGCAGGCTTGCTGAAACAGAGCAGCATCAGGTCATTGCTGAAGTCATCCTTGGGATGTAGTTTTTCGTGTATCATGAGACTCATTTTGAAGCCAGGGTGAGGGAAGCTTTTGCTGACCAATCAGTGCTGAGCAGAGGGTTCATCTTGGAATAGGTTGTTTTTGCCCACTCAACCCTCAAACTGTATGGTGGGCATGGAAGTAGATGGAGCAAGTGAGAGGAGTCAATGGGGAGATTCGGTAGAGTAAATAGGaagtggtgggggaggagggagggaggaaggaagagagagtcagggacagaaacacacagagacagaaagatacacacacacacacacacacacaaaacatatagagaaaaacagagaaacagaaaggcacatacatacataaatatacatacatacatacatacatacatacatacatacatacataggcagaGAGGTAGAagggacagaaacaggaagagaaggcaagggagggagggggcagggaggaagggtaAGCCTGAGAGGTGCTCAGGTTCAGCTACGACAGGGCTGAACTTTCACAGTAGGTAAGGCTTGGCCTGCAGCCCAAGATCTGACATCTCACCACTCATCCCACagtatccatctctctctgtacTCAGTTACCTCACCCTGCTCCAGTTCTGACCAGCCATTCTCTGTGTGTCCTAGAGTGGACAGAAGGTCCTAAAGGCAGAGCTGCTCTAAGTGGAGTGAGGACTTCTCTCACAGCCTATTGTCAGAGACAGCACATTCTATCTGGAGGGACCCTTCTGGCCTGGTCCCCACTATGAACAGTAGTGATCAAAGAGAACACATAATACCCAGACACAGACAGGGTAAGGAGAGTCCCGAGGGGACACACACAATGACAGATGGCCATGGAAACAGTAAGATTTGAATACAGACATTAGATAGACAGacaataagacagaaaaaaagaaaagaaaagaaacaggaccCTGAACACAAACCTGTATGCACGAGGAAAGAGAGACCCAGGAAATCATGGATAGACTTTCAGCCAGTTCCGCCCCCTGTCCCTCAGTACCCCAGCCTGTTTTGGAGTTATGATCTGTGACTGCCACCCTGCTTTCCTGTGTCCACCCTTCCTCACTGGACATAGCAGTAGGCAGCTGTGAGAACCCAGTTGAGGTCCAACAGGACTCCCCCACATATGTGTTTCTTGTAGTTGTACACAGCAACCTGCCAGGGTTGGGAATTCTTCTCACAGTTATATCCTCCAACCACTGGAGACTGTACAGGAGGTGTAGCATCTGCAACAGGGACAATCAGGGAAGGCAGATTTGGCACATGTAGGGAGGTGTACCATTGGGGGACATAGCTAAGCAGGGTTGGGATCTGTGGACATGGCCACTAGATCTGGGGTAGGGACCAATATATGGCTGATACTGGATAGGGAGATATATGCTGTGGCGACAGAAATAACTCtcctttttttaatgtaaaagcatgaggtagtttaatggcagagctctgggttgaaacttatctcatgcaggagacagtggtttcgaccccgaggcttggaagctaggggcttttatagaaaaggggtggggctgggggaggaattggtgcggtttcacatgattggtccatttaaacatcaacggactgttaacatttaacttatgtcagaagggcaggagatagggaggtgctggACCAGTCCGGCACGTCattatctttatggctaagcagcctcaggaatgtcttaatgacaGGCCTGCCTGGGCGTGTCCTGgactgttctgctatgttctcagccccaggtttcaaagctcacaaacaactctttgggctatttgacataaattacataaatCACAgttctcaagttttatttcctttcattcccctcttcttctactaagtaattctaatcttagaatttcagaagtatgtggagaatagaaatcatactttttctttaagaacaaaagcagaataagaagggatattaaacagaactaggcagggacccttctagtgaggcttgagggtctgggcatgatgtaggtgtacgtggatcagatctctggctggaactggtgagatgtcttttggGGTACCAGGCTTGTTCGCTGTAGCCAATTGTGACCagccttctttctgcaccacctgcaagccttttaacttagcttacagattattattacaacaacatgtaggtttagacacatcatttaagacagtgatgggcatggggaaggagcaccaagtctgcatcagtttcttttagaattctattcatcttttctacctgttctgagctttggagcttgtatgcacaatgtaacttctaatcaatctctaatatcttggccagtccctgatttacctgggcaacaaaggcaggtccattagctcgggaagatttcttttaggatcttcttggctatcacattgCCCGtctcagtcctggtaggaaaagcttctatccaccttgaaaaggtgtctataaacactaataagtacttgttgTCATATCAAGTTGGCTTAATTTCTGTAAATTCTACCTCgtcatagcacaggccttgcagctttgactatttcttctgccaagtcagagagtcctgtaacatagtagtcaaaggacctaaccacaccttttaatttcttggcccccaGGTGGGTCAAATaatgtccataacttgatagtgctcaggggtgtatctaaagctggtctctctgacatcataataatctttaggctccttgactgccaggatNATTGCTCTTTGGGCCACCTGTTTGGTGGTTTGATTtgccatctgatttcctttagccacagcatcttaggtccttctctgcagatgtcaacagccctctttgtatCAAAGTCAAAAGTTCAACTTTTTGGGCTGACatcccttcagggaggctgctggcctagatcacttgctttctgtccaccactgtCCCTGCCTTCTGCTTACCTTCAACCGCGAGGCTACTGCTATAGGTGTACCAGCTCAAACTCTCAGGCCAAagctgatctgatccttcagatcatttcaagtaccagtttcttctgccagaatgtcagtgCAGTGATGAGTAGGGCAGTAGGGTATCGAGATTGAGCACAGCAGGTGGAGCGAAGGTCactcgttcagtcaacaaaaaagctctgataatgtgtcacaGGAGCGTTGGTCGTCATCTATCAGTCAGGGGGCTttcagataatgctttcaagagtgtgggatgccactacagttatttgctgtcccagagtgaggttattagcatccttgacaagcagagctatggcagcaatagctttcaggcaagaaaccacccgctggcaacagggtctaacttcttggataggtaagccactggcctttttcaaagtcccaaagtttgagtaaggactcctctggTGACCAGTGATCTCTCTTTCACATAAAGAGCgaaaggcttggttaggtcaggcaaaggctggccatcagtagggcctttttaaTCTCTTTATAAAGGCTTTCTGGTGGTCTGGGGTCTACACAAACACctccccttccttggttagggggtacaacAGGGCAGCTAAGGTCGCCAACCCAGGTATCTAGAGTCTGTAGAAGCCAGCGGAAcccaagaattctcttacttgctttggtgtagttggggtggggatctgagttacaatcttttttctggctttctttagcCACTGCTTTCCATCTCgaagggtgtatcccaaataagtaacttcagtctgacacagctgagcctttgtAGCTGAGGCTCAGTCTTCTGTTGCTCAGGTTTCCTGTCTagatcttgtcttttctttctctcctaccactgtgGACAAGATTCTAGTCaactttctttcttgtctacgatccctcctgttttctctttcttctgcctctctcctctctcctctctcctctctctctctctcctctctcttctctcataatatgccttctctgcctcttactgGTTCTACTCTAAATATTTGTCATTCGGTGTATCTCTCTCATCTCGGACCTCTCTAatctctttcatctctattttcactCGTAtctatctctcctgagtctgctgaagtTTTGCTCTTCCTTACAGTCTAAGCTCACCTTTTTCTAGACCTCTATACC
Encoded here:
- the LOC110298267 gene encoding kallikrein 1-related peptidase b11-like, producing the protein MLLCFSKPAAITDAVKPINLPTEEPKLCSTCLASGLGSITPTKYEVQKPDDLYSVSNKLLPIEDCVKNHNQKVTDAMLWAGELGGGKDTSKGDSGGPLICDGVLQGTTLNDPEPCVPRHLHKTY